Proteins from one Bos taurus isolate L1 Dominette 01449 registration number 42190680 breed Hereford chromosome 7, ARS-UCD2.0, whole genome shotgun sequence genomic window:
- the OR11L1 gene encoding olfactory receptor family 11 subfamily L member 1 yields MKSQNLSTVTEFQLLGFQNLLEWQTLLFIIFLFIYFLIMTGNIVIIVVVSQDQRLHSPMYTFLKHLSFLEIWYTSTIVPLLLATLVSQGQAISFHACIAQLYFFVFFGATECFLLAVMAYDQYLAICSPLHCSFLMRPEICTKLVAISWLTGVGTGFLPSLMISKLDFCGPNQINHFFCDLPPLMQLSCSSVYVTEMVIFILSIAVLCICFILTLVSYVFIVSSVLRIPSASGRMKTFSTCGSHLAVVTIYYGTMISMYVRPSAPLSPDINKIISVFYTVVTPLLNPVIYSLRNKDFKNALRKVMRRNCGIYGVRMKENLFIR; encoded by the coding sequence ATGAAGTCTCAAAATTTGTCCACTGTTACTGAGTTTCAGCTGCTGGGATTCCAGAACCTTCTTGAGTGGCAGACCTtgctttttatcattttcttgttCATCTACTTCCTCATAATGACAGGGAATATTGTCATTATTGTAGTGGTGAGCCAGGACCAGCGGCTGCACTCACCTATGTACACATTCCTTAAACATCTCTCCTTTCTGGAGATCTGGTATACATCCACCATTGTGCCCCTTCTCCTAGCCACTCTGGTCTCCCAGGGCCAAGCCATCTCCTTCCACGCCTGTATAGCACAGCTCTACTTCTTTGTGTTCTTCGGGGCTACTGAGTGCTTTCTTCTggctgtgatggcctatgaccaaTATCTGGCAATCTGTAGTCCACTGCACTGCTCTTTCCTGATGAGGCCTGAGATCTGCACCAAGTTGGTGGCTATCTCTTGGTTGACAGGAGTTGGCACAGGATTTCTGCCCTCTCTAATGATTTCCAAGTTGGATTTTTGTGGGCCCAACCAGATCAATCATTTCTTCTGTGACCTCCCTCCCCTCATGCAGCTCTCATGTTCCAGTGTTTATGTCACTGAGATGGTAATCTTTATCCTGTCAATTGCTGTGCTGTGCATTTGCTTTATTCTTACACTGGTGTCCTATGTTTTTATTGTATCATCAGTACTGAGAATTCCTTCAGCCTCTGGCCGAATGAAAACCTTTTCCACGTGTGGCTCCCATTTAGCTGTTGTGACTATCTACTACGGAACCATGATCTCCATGTATGTCCGCCCCAGTGCCCCCCTGTCACCAGATATCAACAagattatttctgtcttttacacTGTGGTCACCCCACTGTTGAACCCCGTCATCTACAGCTTGAGGAACAAAGACTTCAAAAATGCTCTTAGAAAAGTCATGAGAAGAAATTGTGGCATTTATGGGGTAAGAATGAAGGAAAATCTCTTTATCAGATAA
- the TRIM58 gene encoding E3 ubiquitin-protein ligase TRIM58: MASGSPGERLCEEARCPVCLDFLQNPVSVDCGHSFCLRCISEFCEKSDSAQGGIYACPQCRGPFRLESFRPNRQLASLVDSVRQLGLGAEPSGARLCVRHGEELTRFCEEDQEVLCWVCDTTPEHRSHHTISLQEAARCYQIKLQVAQELVRKELEEASTQEANVGKKTVIWKEKVEMQRQRFRWEFEKYRGFLALEEQLQLRRLEEEERATLQKLRESKNRLVQQSRALKELAEELEERCQRPALGLLEGVGGALSRSKNVTRLEPESIVMELKTMCRIPGMREMLRKFQVDIKLDPATAHPSLLLTADLRSVQDGELWRDVPNNPERFDTWPCILGLQNFSSGRHYWEVMVGERAEWGLGVCQDTVSRKGEITPSPENGVWAMWLLKGSEYMVLASPSVPLLHLERPRCIGIFLDYEAGEISFYNITNGSFIYTFNHLFSGFLRPYFFICDTTPLILPPMTEVELENWTSRGHSDSASDIRDDSS; this comes from the exons ATGGCCTCGGGGTCCCCTGGGGAGCGGCTCTGCGAGGAGGCCCGGTGCCCAGTGTGCCTGGATTTCCTGCAGAATCCCGTCAGTGTGGACTGCGGCCACAGTTTCTGCCTCAGATGCATCTCCGAGTTCTGCGAGAAGTCCGACAGCGCACAGGGCGGCATCTATGCCTGTCCGCAGTGTCGGGGTCCCTTCAGGCTGGAAAGCTTCCGGCCCAACAGGCAGCTGGCCAGCTTGGTGGACAGCGTGCGGCAGCTGGGGCTGGGCGCGGAGCCTTCGGGGGCACGCTTGTGTGTGAGGCATGGCGAGGAGCTGACCCGTTTCTGCGAGGAGGACCAGGaagtgctgtgctgggtctgtgaCACCACTCCAGAGCACAGGAGCCACCACACAATATCGCTGCAGGAGGCCGCCAGGTGCTACCAG ATAAAGCTCCAGGTGGCACAGGAGCTTGTGAGGAAAGAGCTGGAGGAAGCCTCAACTCAGGAGGCCAATGTGGGGAAGAAAACTGTTATTTGGAAG gaaaaagtggaaatgcaGAGGCAACGCTTCAGGTGGGAGTTTGAAAAGTATCGTGGCTTCCTGGCCCTGGAGGAGCAACTGCAGCTTAGAagactggaggaggaggagcgaGCCACGCTGCAGAAGCTTCGGGAAAGCAAAAACCGGCTGGTTCAGCAGAGCAGGGCCCTGAAGGAGCTGGCAGAGGAGTTGGAGGAGAGGTGCCAGCGACCAGCCCTGGGTCTGCTGGAG ggTGTGGGAGGAGCCTTGAGCCG AAGTAAGAATGTCACACGCCTGGAACCCGAGTCCATCGTTATGGAGCTGAAGACAATGTGTCGCATCCCTGGCATGAGGGAAATGTTGAGGAAGTTCCAAG TTGACATAAAATTGGATCCTGCAACCGCACATCCTAGCCTCCTCTTGACTGCTGATCTGCGCAGTGTGCAGGATGGAGAACTGTGGAGGGATGTCCCCAACAACCCTGAGCGATTTGACACATGGCCCTGTATCCTGGGTTTGCAGAACTTCTCATCAGGGAGGCATTACTGGGAAGTCATGGTGGGAGAAAGAGCAGAATGGGGCTTAGGTGTCTGTCAAGACACAGTGTCAAGAAAGGGGGAAATCACACCATCCCCTGAGAATGGGGTCTGGGCCATGTGGCTTCTGAAGGGAAGTGAGTACATGGTCCTTGCCTCTCCATCAGTTCCTCTCCTCCACCTGGAACGGCCTCGCTGCATTGGGATTTTCTTGGACTATGAAGCAGGGGAAATCTCCTTTTACAACATCACGAATGGGTCTTTTATCTACACGTTCAACCACCTGTTCTCTGGTTTTCTTCGACCTTATTTTTTCATCTGTGACACAACGCCTCTTATCTTACCACCTATGACAGAAGTGGAATTAGAAAATTGGACATCCAGGGGTCATTCTGATTCTGCCTCTGATATCAGAGATGACTCTTCCTAA